The Acanthochromis polyacanthus isolate Apoly-LR-REF ecotype Palm Island chromosome 5, KAUST_Apoly_ChrSc, whole genome shotgun sequence genome includes a window with the following:
- the cdab gene encoding cytidine deaminase b: protein MDTAKSSREVMHIKDLGSSHLSQEAVQELILQSKEAKKQAYCPYSKFRVGAALLTHDNCVFTGCNVENACNNLGVCAERTAISKAVSEGYRSFKAIAIASDMIDRFISPCGGCRQVMREFGSNWDVYLTKPDGQYKKTTVDELLPISFSPEDMSMKKVFDMPNDY, encoded by the exons ATGGACACAGCCAAATCTAGCAGGGAGGTGATGCATATTAAGGACCTTGGCTCCAGCCACTTGTCCCAAGAAGCAGTCCAAGAACTGATTCTTCAGTCTAAGGAGGCAAAGAAACAAGCCTATTGTCCCTACAGCAAATTCAGAGTGGGAGCTGCTCTCCTGACCCACGACAACTGTGTGTTTACAG GCTGCAATGTGGAGAACGCATGCAACAATCTGGGAGTGTGTGCTGAAAGGACTGCCATCTCAAAAGCAGTGTCAGAAGGCTACAGAAGTTTCAAGGCTATTGCAATTGCCAG TGACATGATTGACCGATTCATTTCCCCATGTGGCGGCTGCAGGCAGGTCATGAGAGAG TTTGGATCAAACTGGGATGTGTACCTGACAAAGCCTGATGGCCAGTACAAGAAGACAACTGTGGACGAGCTGCTGCCCATCTCCTTCAGCCCTGAAGACATGTCCATGAAGAAGGTGTTTGACATGCCTAATGATTACTAA
- the LOC110956119 gene encoding trypsin-like codes for GLDGKRIIGGEVVTPHSIEYQASLRYSNSHFCGGTLIHPQWVVSAAHCWRLKTLSLCSCRSNRLQVVLSEHNLVKEEGYEQIFNVSLAIKHHDYSYWTLDNDIMLLKLERPAIINANVRPIRLPDQNSPPLQDFSHCTVSGWGVTWVYGRVLSSELRSVDVELYTSCWKFYYFRSTTNMICAGYRYGGRDSCQGDSGGPLVCDGKFEGIVSWGISCAISYYPGVYTKVRSYLSWIKRVTQYN; via the exons GGCTTGGACGGGAAGAGAATCATTGGAGGTGAAGTGGTGACGCCTCACTCCATCGAGTATCAAGCCTCGCTCCGGTACAGCAACTCCCACTTCTGTGGCGGTACCCTCATCCACCCACAGTGGGTGGTGTCTGCTGCCCACTGCTGGAGG TTAAAAACCTTGTCTCTGTGCTCTTGTAGGAGTAACAGGTTACAAGTGGTCCTGAGTGAGCACAATCTAGTCAAGGAGGAGGGATATGAGCAGATATTCAACGTCTCTTTGGCCATCAAACACCACGATTACAGTTACTGGACGCTTGACAATGATATCATGCTGCTTAAG TTGGAGCGTCCAGCTATCATCAATGCCAACGTCAGGCCGATACGTCTGCCAGACCAGAACTCACCCCCACTGCAGGACTTCAGTCATTGTACAGTCAGTGGCTGGGGCGTGACCTGGGTCTACGGGCGAGTGCTGTCATCAGAGCTCAGATCTGTGGATGTGGAGCTGTACACCAGCTGCTGGAAATTCTACTACTTCAGGAGCACGACAAACATGATTTGTGCCGGCTATCGTTACGGAGGGAGAGACTCCTGCCAG GGGGATTCAGGAGGACCTCTTGTTTGTGATGGAAAATTTGAAGGCATCGTATCGTGGGGCATCAGCTGTGCGATTTCTTACTACCCCGGCGTCTACACCAAAGTCAGAAGCTACCTCTCTTGGATCAAACGGGTTACACAGTACAACTAA